Proteins co-encoded in one Afipia sp. P52-10 genomic window:
- a CDS encoding ABC transporter ATP-binding protein, which produces MTALLKLENLSKSFGGIKAVSDVSFAVEQGSICSLIGPNGAGKTTVFNLISAIFKPSGGRVLFDGAEITRLPTYALAKLGIARTFQNLAVFKHETVVNNLLVGMHTHLKTDPFSAAVFFGRARREEIAARERAEEIIEFLEIEDIRDQPVGTLSYGLQKRVELGRALAIQPRLLLLDEMVSGMNQEEREDIARFILDLKDELGLTVLMVEHDMGIVMDISDHVCVMNYGAKIADGTPADVSANPAVIDAYLGARRSAA; this is translated from the coding sequence ATGACCGCACTCCTCAAGCTGGAAAACCTTTCCAAGAGCTTCGGTGGCATCAAAGCCGTCTCCGACGTCAGCTTCGCCGTCGAGCAAGGCAGCATCTGCAGCTTGATCGGCCCGAACGGCGCCGGCAAGACCACGGTCTTCAATCTCATCAGTGCCATCTTCAAACCCTCCGGCGGCCGCGTGTTGTTTGATGGCGCCGAGATCACCCGGCTGCCGACCTATGCGCTCGCCAAGCTCGGCATCGCCCGTACCTTCCAGAACCTGGCGGTGTTCAAGCACGAGACCGTGGTCAACAATCTGCTGGTCGGCATGCATACGCACCTGAAGACCGATCCGTTCTCGGCGGCCGTGTTCTTCGGTCGCGCACGTCGCGAGGAAATCGCCGCGCGGGAACGCGCCGAGGAGATCATCGAATTCCTGGAGATCGAGGACATCCGTGACCAGCCAGTCGGCACCCTCTCCTACGGCCTGCAGAAGCGCGTCGAACTCGGCCGGGCCCTGGCGATCCAGCCTCGGCTGTTGCTACTCGATGAAATGGTATCCGGCATGAATCAGGAAGAACGCGAGGACATCGCCCGCTTCATCCTCGACCTGAAGGACGAGCTCGGCCTCACCGTGCTGATGGTCGAGCACGATATGGGGATCGTCATGGATATCTCCGATCATGTCTGCGTGATGAACTACGGCGCCAAGATCGCCGATGGCACGCCGGCGGACGTCTCCGCCAATCCGGCGGTGATCGACGCCTATCTCGGCGCCAGGAGGTCGGCAGCATGA
- a CDS encoding long-chain fatty acid--CoA ligase, translated as MTTLDLSPATLAALSMPQVLKRRADAHPDQLALREKDRGIWRETSWQQYFANARRCAIGLYALGFRAGDRLAVASENTPEWLYADMAAQMLGGACLGIYPTNPWPELQYIVRHSQAKIVICGDQEQTDKVIDAQRNEGGLPDLVRLVCVDMKGMRHYRQNNLMSFAALLELGAKHEADYGPLVDQALTAGKSGDVAVIVYTSGTTGMPKGAMLTHRNMLYPASKVVETAGLSASTYSVVCYLPLCHVAERSFSTLMHLLTGCVVSFAESVDTVVTNLREIAPLGFLGVPRIWEKMQQSVQYRIKDARPLQRRVYETCMRLGTPIAERRLENGGRLASIGDRITFFLLWLVCYRSLQCFLGLDRVRNGFCGGATVSPTVLMFFWVLGVPVYQIYGMTEAGGVTHMQQPGFTLSGSSGLLIEGLEQKLADDGELLLRGPSVFAGYLFDDAASARALQDGWLHTGDIVKFESDGEVTVYDRKKDIIITSGGKNITPSLIENALKDSLYIREAILLGDGRKFLAALIQIDYDTVGQWAQQQRLPYTTYRNLAEHTEVSDLIQIEVDKVNARFARVENIRKFVILSKELDHDDGELTATMKIRRRVIDEKFAVEIKAIYGSAA; from the coding sequence ATGACGACGCTCGACCTCTCGCCTGCAACGCTCGCCGCGCTGAGCATGCCACAGGTGCTGAAGCGTCGCGCCGACGCCCACCCCGATCAACTCGCATTGCGCGAGAAGGACCGCGGCATCTGGCGCGAAACATCGTGGCAGCAATATTTCGCCAACGCACGCCGATGCGCTATCGGCCTCTATGCGCTGGGCTTCCGCGCCGGCGATCGGCTGGCGGTGGCGAGCGAGAACACTCCGGAGTGGTTATACGCCGACATGGCCGCGCAGATGCTGGGTGGGGCTTGTCTCGGCATCTATCCGACCAATCCCTGGCCCGAGTTGCAGTACATCGTCCGCCATTCCCAGGCCAAAATCGTCATCTGCGGCGATCAGGAGCAGACCGACAAGGTGATCGATGCCCAGCGCAACGAGGGCGGCCTACCCGATCTCGTTCGTCTGGTCTGCGTCGATATGAAAGGCATGCGGCATTATCGCCAGAACAACCTGATGTCGTTCGCGGCGTTGCTGGAACTCGGCGCCAAGCACGAAGCCGATTATGGACCATTGGTCGATCAGGCTCTCACCGCCGGCAAATCCGGCGATGTGGCCGTGATCGTCTATACCTCCGGCACCACCGGCATGCCGAAAGGCGCGATGCTGACCCATCGCAACATGCTGTATCCGGCGTCGAAGGTGGTCGAGACCGCAGGTCTTTCCGCATCGACTTATTCCGTCGTCTGCTATCTGCCACTATGTCATGTCGCGGAGCGCAGCTTTTCCACGCTCATGCATCTGTTGACCGGATGCGTCGTTTCCTTCGCCGAGTCCGTGGATACCGTGGTCACGAACCTGCGCGAGATCGCCCCACTCGGCTTTCTCGGCGTGCCACGCATCTGGGAGAAGATGCAGCAGAGCGTGCAGTACCGCATCAAGGACGCTCGCCCGCTGCAGCGACGCGTGTATGAGACCTGCATGCGGCTCGGCACACCAATCGCCGAACGCCGCCTCGAAAACGGCGGGCGGCTCGCGAGCATCGGCGATCGTATAACGTTCTTTCTGCTATGGCTCGTCTGCTATCGCAGCCTGCAATGTTTTCTCGGCCTTGATCGTGTGCGCAACGGCTTTTGCGGTGGCGCGACGGTGTCACCGACGGTGCTTATGTTCTTTTGGGTACTTGGCGTCCCGGTGTATCAGATCTACGGCATGACCGAAGCCGGCGGCGTCACCCACATGCAGCAGCCAGGCTTCACGCTTTCCGGCAGCTCCGGCCTGCTGATCGAGGGTCTCGAACAGAAGCTTGCCGACGACGGCGAACTGCTGTTGCGGGGTCCATCCGTGTTCGCTGGCTACCTGTTCGACGATGCCGCCAGTGCTCGCGCGCTGCAGGACGGCTGGCTGCATACCGGCGACATCGTCAAATTCGAGAGCGATGGGGAGGTCACCGTCTACGACCGCAAGAAGGACATCATCATCACTTCCGGCGGCAAGAACATCACCCCCTCGCTGATCGAGAACGCACTGAAGGACTCTCTTTATATCCGCGAAGCGATCCTGCTCGGCGATGGCCGCAAGTTCCTCGCCGCCCTTATTCAGATCGACTACGATACAGTGGGTCAATGGGCGCAGCAGCAGCGCCTGCCCTACACCACCTATCGCAATCTCGCCGAACACACCGAAGTCTCCGACCTGATCCAAATCGAGGTCGACAAGGTGAATGCACGCTTCGCCCGCGTTGAGAACATCCGCAAGTTTGTCATCCTGTCCAAGGAGCTGGATCATGACGACGGCGAGCTGACCGCGACGATGAAGATCCGCCGCCGCGTGATCGACGAGAAGTTCGCCGTCGAAATCAAAGCCATTTACGGGAGCGCGGCCTGA
- a CDS encoding branched-chain amino acid ABC transporter permease yields the protein MEFLALLVASGLVSGAAYGMIAMGFAVIYKATGVVNFAQGELVMLTAYIAFTIASSLNLPFLALMAVTIPVAMLIGLGLERVFIRPMLGEPPFAIVMVTIGLAVILRGVTIMIWGPDPFDFPIGLPRDAIRIGPLPFYPAQLAAMAALAVLVAAAWAFLRFSRYGIAMRAVAANEKAAMLMGIAVNRIHSLAWVLSSAIAAVAGVLFAANFKLGPDMWFQGLKSFPAVILGGLDSIVGAAIGGLVIGVIENLAQGYLGQGLREIAGFAVIVIVLMVRPYGLFGEREIERV from the coding sequence ATGGAATTCCTCGCCCTGCTAGTTGCCTCCGGTCTCGTTTCGGGTGCCGCCTACGGCATGATCGCGATGGGGTTCGCGGTCATCTACAAGGCGACCGGCGTCGTGAACTTCGCCCAAGGCGAACTCGTGATGCTGACCGCATACATCGCGTTCACGATTGCAAGTTCGCTGAACCTGCCATTCCTTGCGCTGATGGCCGTGACGATCCCCGTCGCCATGCTGATTGGCCTCGGGCTCGAGCGCGTCTTCATCCGGCCAATGCTCGGCGAACCACCGTTCGCCATCGTCATGGTAACGATTGGGCTGGCCGTCATCCTGCGCGGCGTCACCATCATGATCTGGGGGCCGGACCCGTTCGACTTCCCGATCGGCCTGCCGCGCGACGCCATCCGCATCGGTCCGTTGCCGTTCTATCCCGCACAGCTCGCTGCGATGGCCGCGCTCGCCGTGCTGGTTGCCGCCGCCTGGGCCTTCCTGCGCTTCAGCCGCTACGGCATCGCCATGCGCGCGGTTGCTGCCAACGAGAAGGCGGCGATGCTGATGGGCATCGCCGTCAACCGCATCCACAGCCTTGCTTGGGTGCTGTCGTCGGCCATCGCCGCCGTTGCCGGCGTCCTGTTCGCGGCCAACTTCAAGCTCGGCCCCGACATGTGGTTCCAGGGGTTGAAGTCGTTCCCCGCCGTGATCCTCGGCGGCCTCGATTCGATCGTTGGCGCAGCCATCGGCGGCCTCGTGATCGGCGTCATCGAGAACCTGGCGCAAGGCTATCTCGGCCAAGGTCTGCGTGAGATCGCTGGTTTCGCCGTCATCGTCATCGTGCTGATGGTCCGTCCTTACGGTCTGTTCGGCGAACGTGAGATCGAGCGGGTGTGA
- a CDS encoding branched-chain amino acid ABC transporter permease has protein sequence MRTGSFKRSYAELTALTDSALVWTAIGMLGVILLLMPLTAGNYALTIATAAMVAIVGAVGLNLLTGMTGLISVGQSGFLAIGAYANGILLADYHWPVWFSLPAAGLIAALLSLLVGIPSLRLKGLYLAITTLAFAFIVNHVILYAEKLTHGPNGIFLPKVFVFGFDLAKDSHLFYFVLAITVLTVLAALNLARTRIGRAWIAIRDHDIAARAMGIDLVRYKLLAFMISSFFVGIAGALLSLQIRFVNVDVFSLILSIEALAMIILGGLGSIAGAILGAIFLTLLPEAIRIAFATFGDPNSTTYTTYVYEIRGIAYGVVIVAFLRFKPDGLIGLWRDTRKYWSNWPLAH, from the coding sequence ATGAGAACCGGAAGCTTCAAACGATCTTACGCCGAACTGACCGCGCTCACAGACAGCGCGCTGGTATGGACCGCGATCGGCATGCTCGGCGTCATCCTGCTGCTGATGCCGCTTACTGCCGGCAACTACGCTCTCACGATCGCGACCGCGGCGATGGTCGCCATTGTCGGCGCGGTCGGCCTCAACCTTCTCACCGGAATGACTGGGCTGATCTCGGTTGGACAATCGGGATTTCTCGCGATCGGCGCTTATGCCAACGGCATCCTGCTCGCCGACTATCACTGGCCGGTCTGGTTCTCGTTACCGGCGGCTGGATTGATCGCAGCCCTGCTCAGCCTGCTTGTCGGAATTCCATCCTTGCGGCTGAAGGGGCTGTATCTCGCCATCACCACACTCGCTTTTGCCTTCATCGTTAACCACGTCATTCTCTATGCAGAGAAGCTGACCCACGGACCGAATGGCATTTTCCTACCCAAAGTATTCGTATTCGGCTTCGATCTCGCCAAGGACAGCCACCTGTTCTACTTCGTTCTGGCGATCACCGTCCTGACCGTGCTGGCAGCGCTCAATCTCGCGCGCACCCGCATCGGCCGCGCCTGGATTGCCATCCGCGATCACGACATCGCCGCCCGCGCTATGGGCATCGACCTCGTGCGCTACAAGTTGCTTGCCTTCATGATCTCGTCGTTCTTCGTCGGCATCGCTGGCGCGCTGCTCTCGCTCCAGATCCGCTTCGTGAATGTTGACGTTTTTAGCTTGATCCTGTCGATCGAGGCGCTGGCGATGATCATCCTCGGCGGACTCGGCTCGATCGCCGGTGCGATCCTCGGTGCGATCTTCCTGACGCTCCTGCCGGAGGCGATCCGCATCGCCTTCGCCACCTTCGGTGATCCGAACTCAACGACCTACACCACCTATGTCTACGAGATCCGCGGTATCGCCTATGGCGTGGTGATCGTCGCCTTCCTGCGCTTCAAGCCGGATGGACTGATCGGCCTGTGGCGGGACACCCGCAAATATTGGAGCAACTGGCCGCTCGCGCACTGA
- a CDS encoding ABC transporter substrate-binding protein: MNRILASSVGLLMLSGAALAADPGVTDTEIKIGDVNILTGPASFIGRAVSLGSKIAAAEINAAGGIHGRKIVMATEDDGYVPSRSFQALKKLVEVDKIFALNGTSGSANILAMMPLITDNNLPTVVTTTPNELVYTPVRPTVFTVGATYQDAFFAQVKHIHEKIQPANAVYGLIRQDDDFGAAVEEGYDRAIKQFKLKDAIRLKYKRGQTNFAAEVAQLRDAGVNVLVNGAIIAGAANILSEARKLNMPLQVAAVWSEDMPPSVNLSAPAGYPYLVSDYVALNEPANDKFIEQAKKYVSEDELKGYNRYTVLGYAGLKVIAKAMEGCGKALTRACTVEQLRKIKNFDTAGLMAPISFDNPKQLSGTAVKVYQLDLEKKTFKSLTDFVQY, from the coding sequence ATGAATCGGATACTGGCATCCAGCGTAGGCTTACTGATGCTGTCGGGCGCGGCTTTGGCAGCCGATCCCGGCGTCACCGATACTGAGATCAAGATCGGCGACGTCAACATTCTGACCGGCCCGGCGTCCTTCATTGGCCGCGCCGTCTCGCTCGGCTCCAAGATCGCTGCCGCGGAAATCAACGCTGCGGGCGGCATCCACGGCCGCAAGATCGTGATGGCAACGGAGGACGACGGCTATGTGCCTTCGCGGTCGTTCCAGGCGCTGAAGAAGCTGGTCGAGGTCGACAAGATTTTCGCGCTCAATGGCACCTCCGGCTCCGCCAACATTCTCGCGATGATGCCGCTGATCACCGACAACAACCTGCCGACGGTCGTCACCACCACGCCGAACGAGCTGGTCTACACCCCCGTTCGCCCGACCGTTTTTACCGTCGGCGCGACCTATCAGGATGCGTTCTTCGCACAGGTCAAGCATATCCATGAGAAGATCCAGCCCGCCAATGCCGTCTACGGCCTGATCCGGCAAGACGACGACTTCGGTGCGGCGGTCGAAGAAGGCTACGATCGCGCCATCAAGCAATTCAAGCTGAAGGATGCGATCCGTCTAAAATACAAGCGCGGCCAGACCAACTTCGCCGCCGAGGTCGCGCAGCTTCGCGATGCCGGCGTCAACGTGCTCGTCAATGGCGCGATCATTGCAGGCGCTGCGAATATCCTGAGCGAGGCTCGGAAGCTGAATATGCCCCTCCAGGTCGCGGCGGTTTGGAGTGAGGATATGCCGCCGTCGGTCAATCTCTCGGCGCCCGCCGGATACCCCTATCTCGTCAGCGACTACGTCGCATTGAACGAACCGGCCAATGACAAATTCATCGAGCAGGCCAAGAAATACGTCTCCGAAGACGAACTGAAGGGTTACAACCGCTACACCGTGCTCGGCTATGCCGGCCTCAAGGTGATCGCCAAGGCGATGGAAGGTTGTGGCAAGGCACTGACCCGCGCCTGTACGGTGGAGCAACTGCGGAAAATAAAGAACTTCGATACCGCCGGCCTGATGGCGCCGATCAGCTTCGACAATCCGAAGCAGCTCTCGGGCACAGCGGTCAAAGTCTATCAGCTCGATCTCGAGAAGAAGACCTTCAAGTCGCTGACCGACTTCGTTCAGTACTGA
- a CDS encoding acetyl/propionyl/methylcrotonyl-CoA carboxylase subunit alpha: protein MTDKPPFRRVLIANRGEIAVRILRTLRELGIEGIVVYHAVDAASPAVRMADQAIEIKGRSPVAAYLDAEQIIAAAKTTGAEAIHPGYGFLSENADFARAVAKADIAFVGPTVDAIELMGDKIRARAFVAKHGFPVAPSAIEDDDPSNFAERARKVGFPLLIKPSAGGGGKGMRIVRDPAALNEEIARARSEGERYFGDGRLYVEKYIEQPRHIEVQVLGDAHGHVVHLFERECSVQRRFQKIVEETPSPALSDAQRKTICETAAGIAQAANYRNAGTIEFIYGKGEFYFLEMNTRLQVEHPVTEMVTGIDLVREQLRIAAGQKLSFTQDDIFVSGHAIEFRLYAESPSRGFAPTTGRALALRWPAGDGIRIDSGIVQGQQITSAFDPMLAKLIVHGTDRHQAIARADTALARFALLGCETNASFLRRLVNHPAFGAGEVHTGFLDANPSLATEPAPSSAIVTRLLAAAALNTRPVRDAADAIPALHAAIGGWRN from the coding sequence ATGACAGACAAACCGCCCTTCCGCCGCGTTCTCATCGCCAACCGAGGCGAGATCGCCGTACGTATCCTGCGCACGTTACGCGAACTCGGCATCGAGGGCATCGTGGTCTATCACGCGGTGGATGCCGCAAGCCCTGCGGTCCGCATGGCCGATCAAGCTATTGAGATCAAGGGACGCAGCCCGGTCGCGGCCTATCTCGATGCCGAGCAGATCATAGCGGCTGCAAAGACGACTGGCGCCGAAGCGATCCATCCGGGTTATGGCTTCCTATCGGAAAATGCCGATTTCGCGCGTGCGGTCGCCAAGGCAGACATCGCCTTTGTCGGCCCCACGGTGGACGCCATCGAACTGATGGGCGACAAGATCCGCGCCCGCGCCTTTGTCGCCAAGCATGGCTTTCCCGTCGCGCCATCGGCAATCGAGGACGACGACCCGAGCAATTTTGCCGAACGTGCGCGCAAGGTGGGATTTCCGCTGCTGATCAAACCCTCCGCAGGCGGCGGCGGCAAGGGTATGCGCATCGTTCGCGATCCTGCCGCCCTGAACGAGGAGATTGCGCGCGCCCGCAGCGAAGGCGAACGCTACTTCGGTGACGGCCGGCTCTATGTGGAGAAATACATCGAGCAGCCGCGCCATATCGAGGTGCAGGTGCTCGGCGACGCACATGGCCATGTCGTCCATTTGTTCGAGCGCGAATGCTCGGTGCAACGGCGATTTCAGAAGATCGTCGAAGAGACTCCATCACCGGCCTTAAGTGATGCACAACGGAAAACCATCTGCGAAACCGCCGCAGGCATCGCCCAGGCGGCCAACTATCGCAACGCAGGCACCATTGAGTTCATCTATGGCAAGGGTGAGTTCTATTTCCTGGAGATGAATACCCGCCTTCAGGTCGAGCACCCCGTGACGGAAATGGTGACCGGCATTGATCTCGTGCGCGAACAGCTTCGTATCGCAGCGGGGCAAAAGCTAAGTTTTACACAGGACGACATCTTCGTATCGGGCCACGCCATCGAGTTTCGCCTGTATGCGGAAAGTCCGTCGCGGGGGTTTGCACCGACCACCGGCAGGGCCCTTGCTCTGCGGTGGCCCGCCGGCGACGGGATCCGCATCGACAGCGGGATCGTACAGGGCCAGCAGATCACGTCGGCCTTCGATCCGATGCTGGCGAAACTGATCGTACACGGCACCGATCGTCATCAAGCCATCGCGCGGGCCGACACGGCGCTGGCCCGCTTCGCCTTGCTCGGCTGCGAGACCAACGCATCCTTCCTGCGCCGTCTCGTCAATCACCCGGCATTTGGAGCGGGCGAAGTGCATACCGGCTTTCTCGACGCCAATCCGAGCCTTGCTACGGAGCCAGCGCCATCGTCAGCAATCGTCACGCGGCTGCTCGCCGCCGCGGCCCTGAACACCCGCCCCGTACGCGATGCCGCGGACGCCATTCCAGCCCTGCACGCCGCCATCGGCGGATGGCGGAACTGA
- a CDS encoding biotin/lipoyl-containing protein, translating into MQHTFKFNDDVYTLWLGGNAGRYTLDIGGSQHVVAATPDGDGGQRLILDGAAADALIAVDGNTLHVHLDGQHYELRYLEPIDLYAGDHGTSAEDTAVAPMPGVVIAVHVAPGAQVTRGDTLMVIESMKLETAIKAWRDGTVETVHVSEGRTFERSAALVTFAPETKS; encoded by the coding sequence ATGCAACACACTTTCAAATTCAACGACGATGTTTACACCCTCTGGCTCGGCGGGAATGCCGGCCGATACACTCTGGATATCGGCGGTTCGCAGCATGTCGTCGCCGCGACGCCGGACGGCGACGGCGGCCAACGCCTCATACTCGATGGAGCCGCCGCCGATGCGCTGATCGCAGTCGATGGCAATACGCTGCACGTCCATCTCGACGGCCAGCATTACGAGCTTCGCTATCTCGAACCGATTGATCTTTACGCGGGCGATCACGGCACCTCTGCCGAGGACACCGCCGTCGCGCCGATGCCGGGCGTCGTCATTGCCGTGCATGTTGCGCCCGGCGCACAGGTCACCCGCGGCGACACGCTGATGGTGATCGAGAGCATGAAACTCGAAACCGCGATTAAGGCCTGGCGCGACGGCACCGTCGAGACGGTTCACGTCTCCGAAGGCCGCACCTTCGAGCGCTCGGCAGCGCTCGTCACGTTCGCGCCCGAGACAAAGAGCTGA
- a CDS encoding acyl-CoA carboxylase subunit beta — MRRIETKLDIHSDEFRANVAHNETVVAELRTRQHRARLERPQRDLERLSRQNKMFVRDRIEMLLDPGTPFLELSTLAANMDYDGDVPGAGNVSGIGIVAGREVIIRADDASVKGGAWYPLTIKKMVRTLDIAIENRLPVIHICDSAGGFLPAQAELFADRYYAGRIFRNQAILSKMGIPQVALVMGHCTAGGAYIPALSEYNVIVRGTGAIFLGGPPLVKAATGEIVTVEDLGGADVHTRISGTADYPAANEQQAIAIAREIVAQFRRREKFAIERIDPEPPHYDPQELYGIIPRDIKVQFDMREVIARIVDGSRFHEYQPAYGTTLVCGYAHVWGYKVGILANNGVLFNDSSLKGAHFMQLCNQNRTPMLFLQNITGYMVGREYEHRGITKDGAKMIMAVAGSDVPKITVMVNGSFGAGNYGMSGRAFDSRFLFTWPQHQISVMGAEQAANVLADIKIKQLQRAGEKLGSAEIAAIREPILDEYKRQSSAYYSTSQLWDDGILDPVDTRNALGIALSVTLNAPIEAPRFGVFRM, encoded by the coding sequence ATGCGCAGAATCGAAACCAAACTCGATATCCATTCCGATGAATTCCGCGCCAACGTAGCGCACAACGAGACCGTCGTCGCCGAGCTGCGCACCCGCCAGCACCGCGCCCGCCTGGAGCGACCGCAGCGAGACCTCGAACGGCTGTCGCGGCAGAACAAGATGTTCGTGCGCGACCGCATCGAGATGCTGCTCGATCCAGGCACGCCCTTCCTCGAACTGTCCACCCTCGCCGCCAACATGGACTACGATGGAGACGTGCCGGGAGCCGGCAATGTCAGCGGCATCGGCATCGTCGCCGGCCGCGAAGTCATCATTCGCGCCGACGACGCGAGTGTCAAAGGCGGCGCCTGGTATCCGCTGACGATCAAGAAGATGGTCCGCACGCTGGACATCGCCATCGAGAACCGGCTGCCCGTCATCCATATCTGCGACAGCGCCGGCGGCTTCCTACCTGCCCAGGCCGAGCTGTTCGCCGACCGCTATTACGCTGGCCGCATCTTCCGGAACCAGGCGATCCTCTCGAAAATGGGCATCCCGCAGGTGGCGCTGGTGATGGGCCACTGCACGGCCGGGGGCGCCTACATCCCGGCGCTGAGCGAATACAATGTGATCGTGCGCGGCACCGGCGCGATCTTTCTTGGCGGCCCGCCATTGGTGAAGGCGGCCACGGGTGAGATCGTGACGGTCGAAGATCTCGGCGGCGCCGACGTTCACACGCGCATCTCCGGCACGGCCGACTACCCTGCCGCCAACGAGCAACAGGCAATCGCCATCGCCCGCGAGATCGTCGCCCAGTTCCGCAGGCGCGAGAAGTTCGCGATCGAGCGGATCGACCCTGAACCTCCGCACTACGATCCGCAGGAGCTGTACGGAATCATCCCGCGCGACATCAAGGTGCAGTTCGACATGCGCGAGGTGATCGCCCGCATCGTCGATGGCAGCCGCTTCCATGAATACCAACCCGCATATGGCACCACGCTGGTCTGCGGCTACGCCCACGTCTGGGGCTACAAGGTCGGCATCCTCGCCAACAACGGCGTGCTCTTCAACGACTCGTCGCTGAAGGGGGCTCATTTCATGCAACTCTGCAACCAGAACCGCACACCGATGCTGTTCCTGCAGAACATCACCGGCTACATGGTGGGCCGGGAGTACGAGCATCGCGGCATCACCAAGGACGGCGCCAAGATGATCATGGCGGTCGCGGGCTCCGACGTCCCGAAGATCACGGTTATGGTCAATGGCTCGTTCGGCGCCGGCAACTACGGCATGTCCGGCCGTGCCTTCGACTCCCGCTTCCTGTTCACCTGGCCGCAACACCAGATTTCGGTCATGGGCGCCGAACAGGCTGCCAATGTGCTCGCCGATATCAAGATCAAGCAGCTCCAGCGCGCGGGCGAAAAGCTCGGATCGGCGGAGATCGCCGCGATCCGTGAGCCGATCCTCGACGAATATAAGCGGCAATCCAGCGCCTACTACTCGACATCGCAGCTGTGGGACGACGGCATTCTCGATCCGGTCGATACCCGCAACGCTCTTGGCATTGCGCTGTCGGTCACGCTAAATGCGCCGATCGAAGCACCGCGCTTCGGTGTATTCCGGATGTAG
- a CDS encoding 2-hydroxychromene-2-carboxylate isomerase has product MTQAAAPIEFYFDFASPFAWLIADGLNDLATRHGREVTWRPILLFAVFKTQGLPPPMEAPAKRTYLLHDMLRSAQVYGVTYKHPTAFPAVSPLPARMFYAIERADPAMARRFGYATLQAHYVHDRDITHPEVMADVADKLGLKGGDILAAASGDGAKAALRAAVEAATVKGMIGSPFVVIDNEPFFGADRLPHMDWWLRQRVSAES; this is encoded by the coding sequence GTGACGCAAGCGGCAGCCCCGATCGAGTTCTACTTCGACTTCGCCTCGCCATTTGCCTGGCTGATCGCCGATGGCCTCAACGATCTCGCCACACGACATGGCCGCGAAGTGACATGGCGGCCGATTCTGCTATTCGCTGTTTTCAAGACCCAGGGCCTGCCACCGCCGATGGAGGCTCCCGCCAAGCGCACATATCTGCTTCACGACATGCTGCGTTCCGCACAGGTTTACGGCGTAACGTACAAACATCCGACTGCATTTCCCGCCGTCTCGCCGCTGCCAGCACGGATGTTCTACGCAATCGAACGCGCCGATCCGGCGATGGCGAGGCGCTTTGGATACGCGACGCTGCAAGCGCATTATGTGCATGATCGTGACATCACCCATCCCGAGGTCATGGCTGACGTCGCAGACAAGCTTGGCCTCAAGGGCGGCGACATCCTTGCGGCTGCGTCCGGCGACGGCGCCAAGGCGGCCTTGCGCGCCGCTGTGGAGGCCGCCACGGTGAAGGGCATGATCGGTTCTCCATTCGTCGTGATCGACAACGAGCCGTTCTTCGGCGCAGACCGGCTTCCGCATATGGACTGGTGGCTCCGTCAACGGGTGTCGGCTGAAAGCTGA